The following is a genomic window from Myxosarcina sp. GI1.
AGGTAAAAGCGGGTAATTATTTACTCGATATTGCGGGAGCGATCGAAGATTGTGTCAAAACTAATGGTTATAGCGTCGTGGAAAACTTTACAGGACATGGAGTGGGAAAAAATTTACACGAAGCTCCCTCCGTATTTCACTTTCGTACCGATCGCATCCCCAACGTTAAATTAAAAGCGGGAATGACTCTGGCGATCGAACCCATTGTTAATGCTGGCTCGAAACATACTAGAACTCTGCGCGATCGCTGGACGGTAGTTACTGTAGACAACAATCTTTCTGCTCAGTTCGAGCATACCGTATTAGTTACCGCTAACGGCTACGAAATTTTGAGCGATCGCAATAAAGTTTAAATAGTAAATTAGAAAAACCATAATGAAAGTTTCTAACTTAAATCCTTTTAAAAAAGAAACTACCAACGAACACGATCGCATTGTTTTCGATCTCAAAGGCTATTTAGTCAAGCCTGCTGTATTAAATAAAGCGGAGGTAGAGAAACTTAAAAAATTTGTTTTGCGACAGCGAAACGATCCTGATTCTCTACCACCACATCAGCGTTGTTTGCCTGGGGGTGCTTTTGCCGAACTAATCGACCATCCTGCGGTAATGAGCGTACTGCGTGACGTTATCGATCGCGATACAGAAAAAATTCGTTTGGAAAATGTTTTTCTTAACTATCGAGAACGGGGAGAAGGAGAATGGAAGCCTCATGCTGGAGGACTCACTACCAATCCTAATTATGCTTATAACTTTCAACACGGGCGTATTTATGCAGGGATGACGCGAGTAGTTTGGGAACTTACGGAAGTTTTACCAGACAAAGGAGGGACTTGTTTTATTCCTGGCAGTCATAAGTCTAACTACAACATCCGTAGCAGTCCTTTAGCTAGTATCGATGCGCGAGATTCGGGACTGTGGGAAAGCTATAGTTGCCCTCCTGGATCTTTAATTATTTTTTCAGAAGCAGTGCGTCATTCGGCTGACTTATGGCAAAATCCTCATAATCCTAGAGTGGCAATTTTTTGCGCCTACAACCATATTAATGTACGCCACCATAAACCAGATGTTCCACCAGAGGTTATTAAAAAACTAGCTCCCAAACATCGGCATTTCTTTCGCGAAGTGTATCATCCTCAATTCGATCGCTTTTAATAAATGATTTATTCTCCGTTGTTAAAATTTCTGTTTCCATGCACTATTTGTAAAGTTGGTTTCGATTGTTCATTGCTCATTGTTTATCGATAACTCACCGCGCATTACGGTAACTGCCTGTCCGCCAAGTAACACACGCTCGCCACCACTGTACTTAACTTTGACCGTACCACCTCTACTAGAAGCTTGGTATGCTAATAATTCGTCTTTTCCCAGGCGATCGCGCCAAAAAGGAGCCAGACAGCAATGCGCCGCACCCGTTACGGGATCTTCATCAATGCCCAAACCAGGTGCGAAAAAGCGCGAAACAAAATCGTATTCTGTATCGGTTTCTGCTTTACTGGTGACGATAACATCGGAGGTAGTCAGAGTTTTAAGTAAGGCAAAATTGGGCTGGATATTTCTAACCAAATCTGGTGACTCGACTTCGACTAAATAACCGAGGGAATTAATTAAGGTGTTTTTAACAGGGAGTCCTAAAGCTGTAGCTAATTCTTGAGGTGTTGCTACTTTCTGAGAATGATTGACGGGAAAATCTAACTCAATCCATTTATTTTTGTAATTAGCAGTTAACAAACCGCTTTTAGTATAAAAATGAATCGAACTATCGCTCGCTCGCTTCTCCTCTGTCCAAATTACGTGTGCGCTAGCTAAAGTTGCATGTCCGCAGAGAGGAACTTCTGTAGTAGGGGTAAACCAACGTAAATTATAACCATCTCGGACGGGACTTAAAAAAGCAGTCTCGGAAAGATTCATTTCTCTGGCGACTAACTGCATCCATTCTTCGGTTACGGGTTGCTCTAAAATACAGACTGCGGCAGGATTTCCCTTAAAGACGCGATCGCTAAAAGCGTCAACTTGAATTATTTTTTGTCCCATTATTAACCTTCGGTTAGCTATTAGCCGTTAGCTTTATAAGTAGAAAGTTTATCTCATGATGAGCTCTGAAAATGCGATCGCAGTATTCCAATTCAACAATGCCATAATTTTAAATTCACATTAGACGTAATAAAAGAAGGCAGACCTAATTAATAACGAATAATGAGTAATTATGAACTATTAATTAAAGGTGCCTTCGGAAGCGAAGCAGTTAAAGATAACCAATAAGCTCTTTCTTTTTGCTCCACTTAAGAGTATCGCCAATTTTTTCGCCGTCATGGTATGCCGCAAGTAAAACTTCGCTGGTTTTACCCCAGGCAATCGTACCATCGGCAGCTAGAGCAATTGCAGCTAACTCTCTATGGCGATCGCGGCATTCTTGCAAAGATTTTTTCATCGCTTTGTTTAGAGATAGACCATCGGTAACGCGAATCACGATTCTTGCCGCCAGACACTCTTCCATGATGTCTTCACCGATTCCCGTACAGCTAACCCCTGCCAAGGCATCGGCGTAATTTCCTGCTGGCATTGCCGAATCGCTAACTCTGCCAATTCGTTCTAAACCCTTACCTCCAGTTGAAGTACCTGCGGCAATTTGCCCCGATGAATCCAAAGCTACTACGCCTATAGTACCTTTTCTCGCTTCGTGGGGTATTGTCAGTTCTGGTTCTGCTACTACACCCGCCATTTCATGTTGAAAATGGTCGTATCTTTCCTGCATCCACTCTTTAAGGCGAATATCTACTAGAGGATCGTGAATGGGCGTATTTAATTCTCTTAATAGTTCTGCCGCGCCATAATCGGAAAGCACGCGATCGTCATCGGTTTGCAAAAATTTAGCAATGTCAATCGGGTGTCTTACGCGAGAGACGTTAATCACACCGCTAAAACGCTGTGAGATCCCATTCATTAAAGAAGCACTCATACGGATTTGTCCGTCAGATTGCAACACAGAACCAGTACCAGCATTAAATATTTGTCTATCTTCTAATAATTGACATCCTCTTACTACTACATCCATAGCGTTAGCATCGTCGAGTAGCATAGGATAAATTTTTTCGATAATAGAATGTAGTGCTTCGCGAACTACAATTTCACCTTCTTCACTCTGAAGTCGAGCACCTGCGCCACCATGAATAATTAATTTGGGCTGTATCCGATCGGACATAGTTAATTTTCTAAGTTTGAATCAATAGAGTATATATATTGTTGTAATTGAATGTCAGCTAAAATAATATTGCTCGACTATCTTTACAATAGTTTTCGATTTTAGCAATATTTGATGTATTAATAACTACTTGCTTGCCAGCAAAAATGATTTTTAGGCGCGATCGACCTTCCCAGATTTGCGGCGACGACATCTTTCCGAACAATATTTCACTTCATCCCAGCATTTTTCCCATTTTTTGCGCCAGGTGAAGGGTTTGCCGCAAACGGGACAAACTTTGCTTGGTAAATCTGATTTTGAACCTTGTCGCGCCATATTTAGTAACTAAAATTTGATTGGGACTTATAAATAGAATAGAAACGATTTAAAGTGTTTGTTTCGCTACAACCTACGTAATATATCTAAGAGAAGTTGAAATAGTAATATTAGTATTATTTCATTTCAATTTTAATAATGTCTCGAAAGAAAATTTTTAATCACGACATCATGCACTGTACCCATGATGCCGTTTCAGGCAACTATCTTTATTCGGGTAGAGTGCTAGGTATGACCGAACCAGAAGATATAATTCAACTTCATCCAGAGTTAAAAAGCCAGTGGCAAGCAATTACTTCTCACTATGACAATATTGGTTTGAGTCATAGCCAAAACCCAATTTGGGATGTGTCATTTCAGAAATTTAAAGACTACCCCGATCGCGAAACCTCGGTATTTATTTTTTGTGATGAAATGCTCGATTCCGACCGAGAGACTAGCGATGGCTATCTAGAGTGGAAAATGGTAGTTGAATTTATTAATTCTAAAAACAATTTTATTCGTTTGGCAGAAGAATTAAACGTACCCGTACCACTCACAATTTGTGCCTCAACTAAAGCGCAGCTATTGAGTAACGATAAAATTCCCTATCCCTGCTATCTCAAACCAGCAGTATCCGTTGACGGGGTAGGTATCTATCGCTGCGAAGATCGCCAGGAATTAGATGAAGCACTTACAAATCTAGCTGACGATATACCCTTACAGTTGCAACAAGAAGTAGTTACACCGAGATTTTTAAATCTTCAATATCAAATTACCAAAGCAGGAGTCGAACCTTTAGTCGCAACCGAGCAAATACTAGATGGTTTTGCCCATCAAGGCAATCGCTATCCTACAGCCTATCAACCTTGGGATATAGTCGAGCCGATGGCAAACTGGATGGCAGAAAAAGGCATGAGAGAAATATTTGCTTTTGACGTGGCGGTAATAGATAAAGAAGATAAAACACAGTACTATGCGATCGAATGCAACCCGCGATTTAACGGCGCGAGTTATCCTACGGGAATAGCGCGAAAGCTAAACATCGATAGTTGGTCTAGCGAGACATTTACTAGCAATCACAAATCTCTTGAAGATTTAAATCTTAAAGGCTTGGAATACGATCCCGCTCAAAAAACTGGGGTAATTTTAGTTAACTGGGGCAGCATACTAGTAGGCAAAATTGCCGTGTTGCTTGCAGGTTCCCTCGACGAACAAGACAAATTAAGACAAGGTTTAAAAGAAAGATTGGAGTAATTCACCAATGAACAATGAGCAATGAACAGGGAACAATCGATTAAAACTCAATAGTTCAAACGCTAAATAACAATTGTTTATCGATCGCTGCTCATTGTTCGTTGTCAAACGATCGTTGCTCATTGATAATTTACTGGCTATTTTGTCTCAAACAGAGGGAAATCAAGCATTTACAGGTTCTTCGTATCCCTGAATGTATTCGGGTTCAAATTGACGCAAGACTCTAGTTGCCTGACGAACCAAACTATCCGTACCTTTAACGACAACTATATATTTACCTTCATTGAGACGATTGCGATAGGTTAGAGCATCGCCGCTACCTGTAGTCAAGCCTACGCCACCACCGACGACAAAAGCTCCGAAGGCACCAGAAGCCGCCCCTAAAACGCCACCAGTTATATGGTCGATTAAAGAGTTATCTCCTGGGAAAATTTGAATGCCAGTTAACACATTAAAAGCGTAACCTGCGGCAAAGCCAAAGGGAATGAGCCAGTAAACTAGTTTTTTTGCTCCCTTTTTAGCTTGTTGATTGGGATTAATTAAGCCAAATTCATCGGCACTTTGATAACCTTCACCGAGAATAGTTGTTTTTTCTTTGGGTATGCCTTCTTTTTCTAAAGCATAAGAAGCAGAATCTGCTTCTTGTTTGGTTTCTAAAACTGCAATGAGATAATTCATAATCATAATGAGATTTGCGATCGAGAGTAAACTGAAATTTATTAAGATAGTTGCCTAAAAAATTTATGTTTGGCTAGAGGGAATTTGACTGGCTTCTTGTCTTTGAGGTCGTTTAAAGACTTTTTTCGGTAGAGTATCGCCAAATTCTTGCTGTCGCCGTAGCCAGTTAGCAATATCCGTTGCCGAGATAATACCCGCCAGGTTGCCATTATCCATAACTAATAACCGACGCGATCGCGCTTCCTGCATTTGAGTTAAAGCAGTAGTCATGTCTTTTTGCGGTTCGATGGCAATATTTTCTTCAATGGGAATCATCATCTCTTTTACTGTGTGCTGCGTCCATTTTTGTCTCGCTACTCCTTTTACCTGATTGAGAGTAATCATACCAATGGCGCGATCGCTTTCGATTACGGGAAAAGATTGATAGTAACGATTGAAAAAGTAATTATCCATTAATTCTTCTAAGTTTAGGTCGGCTGGTACTGTTTCTGGTTGCAGGGTCATTACTTCTTTGACGCGAGAACCTTCTAGCATAGTACGAAGTACTAATTCTCGATAACTGGTTGCTGCGGCATTGTTTAAAAACCAGCCAATCAAAATTAGCCATAGTCCACCAATCAAATTAGGTACGGGACTAAATAACTGCCAGAAGCCTAAAGCAATTAAGCCAAAACCTAAGATTCTACCGCCAATTGAAGCGACGCGAGTAGCAGTTTTCAGGTTATTGGTAAATTTCCAGACCGTCGAACGAAACAACCGTCCGCCATCGAGAGGAAATCCTGGTAGGAGGTTAAAAATAGCCAGAACCAGATTGATCCAGGCAAGGTAAGAAGCTACTCCTGTTACGGCAATATTCCAACCGTTACTCTGTCCAAAATAAGAAACTAGAGCAAACAACCCAGATAGTGCCAGGCTAGTTAATGGACCTACCACTGCAATTTGAAACTCATCTCCTGGGGTTTCGGCATCCATCCGCGTGCGAGATACACCGCCAAAGGCAAACAAAGTGATTCCTTCTACGGGAATATCTTTAGCCTTTGCTACCAGTGAATGCGAAATTTCGTGTAGTAATAAAGAGGTGAAAAACAACAGCGTTCCTGCCGTACCCATGACTATGTAAGTGCTGTTGTTTAATCCTGGATAGTTAAAGGGAAACAAATCTGCCGTTAGAGTCCATAAGATTAAAAAGAAAATCAGCAGCCATGAGAGATCGACACGAATTTCAAAACCGAAAATCGAAGCTAATCTAAATCCTTGCATTATTCCTCCATATAAATAGTTTTCAGTGCTTTTAAAGCTAATACTTATTTTTTGTTAATCGAAGCGATCGCGCTATTAAAAGCCAATTAATTAAATTACTAGTTATTAAACTTAAAAGTTAAATTTTAAACTTTGCTAATAAGTTTTACGAGGTATATATCGACACACCAATAAATAAAATAAATAAGTTTTGCAATCGCTTGTCAGTTTAATTTGAATTAACTTTTCTTAAGTTCAAGCTAACTGAATTTGGATTTACTTCTCGTCTACCTTATGGTGGATTCATCAATGAGCAATGAGCAGTGAGCAAATATCAATAAGCAGTTATCAGTTATTTCTGTTCGCTGTTCGTTGTTCGCTGTTTTCCCTATCTTCCGAAGGATGAATAATCTCAGTAAGTATTCTGCAATAAAAATAAATAGACTAAAACTTTTTTATAAAATTATTTGTTTTATTCAAGCAAAGATTTTATGCTGCCAAATTTTGAAAATATTCGATTTAGAGCAGTAGTTGTTTGAGTAATAAAAAAAGAGTAAAAATTGGAGAGAGATATTAAATGACTTTTATCTATTTATTTGTTTGACTGTAGCGATCGCGGCAATTTACCGTTTTGGTAATATTAAACGTTTGACAAGTTCTCTAGCAGTTTTAATAGCAGTAACTCTAATAACTTACTTTACTAGTTTACCTGCCCTAGCAACAACCAATATCGCAGCTTTAGGAGCTAACGATCGCGCTCTAACAGAAGAACAGCAACAGTTTGAAGAAGATCTCAAACTAACTCCCGATGGCAGTCACTATAGCGGTTTGGAGCATGTAGAGCAAACCACTGCCGAACAAATGCCCGTCGATAATGAAACCATCGAACAAAGCATTAGAGATTACGCTGGTGATAGTGTCACGATTGGTGTGGCTAGTGGTTCGGTAAGACTGACAGGAAGAGTAAAAGATAAAGATACCGCACACGATCTAGTAGAACAAACAAAATCTATACCAGGGGTTCGCGAAGTTACCTTTAACATTGGTTTGGACAACAAAGCATCATAAACAAAAAGCAATTACATTTACATAAATTTAATTTAGGAGCAACAATAATGAGTATTTCTGTAGGCGATCGCGTTCCTTCTACAAACCTATCATTGCTAAGTTCTGGAGAGCCAGAAGAGATATCTACCGACAAACTATTTTCTGATAAAAAAGTAGTGCTGGTAGCAGTTACGGGGGCGTTTACTCCTGCCTGTTCCAACGATCATTTACCAGGCTTCGTTCGGCAAGCAGAACAGATTAAACAGCATAATATAGATGCTATTGCCTGTGTTTCTGTCAACGATCCCTTCGTAATGGATGCTTGGGGCAAAGCTACAAATGCCAACGACAAAATAATGATGCTTGCCGACAGCGACGCTAAGTTTACAAAAGCGATGGGTATGGAAGCCGACATGAGTGATATGGGCTTTGGCATTAGATCGCAACGCTATGCAGCTATAGTAGAAAATGGTGTAGTGAAGGAATTAGAAGTAGACAAAATGGGCGAAGTAGAAGCCAGCACCGCCGAAAAAGTATTAGCCAAACTGTAGTTTGATAGTCGTTTGAGTAGAAATGCCACTACTTGAATTTATAGGTTTGAGGCTCTAGTTTTTGAGCAAGAAATTAAACTTACAGCCTTAAACTTTTTCCAAATAAAAAGGCGATAGGCGTTGCGTATTAAATAATGTCTTACAAAAGATTACTGTTTATAGCTACGAACCGATTGACAGACAGCGTAGTCCCTTAACTTGTCACGAATCCCTATTGCCTATTGCCTGTTGCCTATTCCCTTTAAAAAATTATAAACCATGACTAATAATCCACTTTTAGAAATCGATAACTACGGACAAAGCATTTGGATGGATAATCTCAACCGCAGTCTGATTGAGTCTGGAGAACTAAAACAGATGATTGAAGACTACGGAATACGGGGAATTACCTCCAATCCCAGCATTTTTGAAAAAGCAATTGCTGGCAATCAAATTTACGATGCCGACATTGAAGCAGGTGTTAAAGCAGGTAAGTCGGTAAGCGAAATTTATGAGTCTTTAATCTTTGACGATATTCGCCATACTTGCGATCTGTTTCGTCCGATTTACGAACAGACGGGAGGACTCGACGGCTATGTAAGTATTGAAGTTTCTCCACGCTTAGCCAGAGATACTCCAGGTACGGTAGAAGAAGCATTACGCTTTTATCGAGCTATCGATCGCGACAATGTAATGATTAAAATACCTGGAACACCCGAAGGTTTTCCCGCAGTGGAAAGAGTAATTTCTCAAGGTATCAATGTCAACGTTACTCTATTGTTTTCAGTAGAGAGCTATGAAAATGCTGCCTGGGCATATATTCGAGGTTTAGAAGATAGAGTGGCTAAAAACCAGCCGATTGATAAGATTGCTTCAGTCGCCAGCTTCTTTCTCAGCCGCATCGATACTAAAATCGACGATCGCATCGATGAAAGGCTAAAGAATATTGGTACAGAAAATTTAGGTGAAGAATCTCGTTTGCAGCAAATACAAGGTAAAGTTGCGATCGCCAACGCTAAAGTAGCCTATCAAAAGCAGCAAGAAATTCTTAAAAGCGATCGCTGGCAAGCCTTGAAAGAGAAAGGCGCGAACCTACAGCGACTTTTATGGGCGAGTACCAGCACCAAAAATCCCAAATATAGTGACGTGATGTACGTCAATGAGTTGGTTGCACCCAATACGGTAAACACCATGCCACCCGATACTATGCAAGCCTGTGCCGACCACTGCGATCCTGCTGCTAATCGCATTGAAATTAACGTAGAAGAATCCTATCGCTTGCTGGAAAGTCTTAAAGACCCAGACGTTGAGATTGATTTAGACGAAGTGATGTACGAACTTCTCGAAGAAGGAATCGATAAATTTATCAAACCCTTTGATTCTCTGCAACAAACTTTAGAAAGTAAAGTCAAGCAGCTATCTCCAGTTTAGTTTCTTTAATTTGACTGTTAAACGCAGTTAGCAAAGCAGACATTAACTATCCCATCTTTACTAAAGGTGGGATTTTGTCGATCGCCAGCTTTATCTTCTCTTGGTAAAATTAAATCGTTGAAGTTTGACTTGTTTGGAAGTATATATTCGGTAGACAAAAACCAATCGTCGCCTGTCAAATCACGCGAAAACTATCATGTTATTTCAAGATCGAACCGATGCAGGACAACGGCTAGCTGAAAAGTTGACGGCGTATGCCAACAAT
Proteins encoded in this region:
- a CDS encoding phytanoyl-CoA dioxygenase family protein, which translates into the protein MKVSNLNPFKKETTNEHDRIVFDLKGYLVKPAVLNKAEVEKLKKFVLRQRNDPDSLPPHQRCLPGGAFAELIDHPAVMSVLRDVIDRDTEKIRLENVFLNYRERGEGEWKPHAGGLTTNPNYAYNFQHGRIYAGMTRVVWELTEVLPDKGGTCFIPGSHKSNYNIRSSPLASIDARDSGLWESYSCPPGSLIIFSEAVRHSADLWQNPHNPRVAIFCAYNHINVRHHKPDVPPEVIKKLAPKHRHFFREVYHPQFDRF
- a CDS encoding PhzF family phenazine biosynthesis protein — translated: MGQKIIQVDAFSDRVFKGNPAAVCILEQPVTEEWMQLVAREMNLSETAFLSPVRDGYNLRWFTPTTEVPLCGHATLASAHVIWTEEKRASDSSIHFYTKSGLLTANYKNKWIELDFPVNHSQKVATPQELATALGLPVKNTLINSLGYLVEVESPDLVRNIQPNFALLKTLTTSDVIVTSKAETDTEYDFVSRFFAPGLGIDEDPVTGAAHCCLAPFWRDRLGKDELLAYQASSRGGTVKVKYSGGERVLLGGQAVTVMRGELSINNEQ
- a CDS encoding isoaspartyl peptidase/L-asparaginase, with product MSDRIQPKLIIHGGAGARLQSEEGEIVVREALHSIIEKIYPMLLDDANAMDVVVRGCQLLEDRQIFNAGTGSVLQSDGQIRMSASLMNGISQRFSGVINVSRVRHPIDIAKFLQTDDDRVLSDYGAAELLRELNTPIHDPLVDIRLKEWMQERYDHFQHEMAGVVAEPELTIPHEARKGTIGVVALDSSGQIAAGTSTGGKGLERIGRVSDSAMPAGNYADALAGVSCTGIGEDIMEECLAARIVIRVTDGLSLNKAMKKSLQECRDRHRELAAIALAADGTIAWGKTSEVLLAAYHDGEKIGDTLKWSKKKELIGYL
- a CDS encoding DUF2256 domain-containing protein, with amino-acid sequence MARQGSKSDLPSKVCPVCGKPFTWRKKWEKCWDEVKYCSERCRRRKSGKVDRA
- a CDS encoding ATP-grasp domain-containing protein produces the protein MSRKKIFNHDIMHCTHDAVSGNYLYSGRVLGMTEPEDIIQLHPELKSQWQAITSHYDNIGLSHSQNPIWDVSFQKFKDYPDRETSVFIFCDEMLDSDRETSDGYLEWKMVVEFINSKNNFIRLAEELNVPVPLTICASTKAQLLSNDKIPYPCYLKPAVSVDGVGIYRCEDRQELDEALTNLADDIPLQLQQEVVTPRFLNLQYQITKAGVEPLVATEQILDGFAHQGNRYPTAYQPWDIVEPMANWMAEKGMREIFAFDVAVIDKEDKTQYYAIECNPRFNGASYPTGIARKLNIDSWSSETFTSNHKSLEDLNLKGLEYDPAQKTGVILVNWGSILVGKIAVLLAGSLDEQDKLRQGLKERLE
- a CDS encoding site-2 protease family protein yields the protein MQGFRLASIFGFEIRVDLSWLLIFFLILWTLTADLFPFNYPGLNNSTYIVMGTAGTLLFFTSLLLHEISHSLVAKAKDIPVEGITLFAFGGVSRTRMDAETPGDEFQIAVVGPLTSLALSGLFALVSYFGQSNGWNIAVTGVASYLAWINLVLAIFNLLPGFPLDGGRLFRSTVWKFTNNLKTATRVASIGGRILGFGLIALGFWQLFSPVPNLIGGLWLILIGWFLNNAAATSYRELVLRTMLEGSRVKEVMTLQPETVPADLNLEELMDNYFFNRYYQSFPVIESDRAIGMITLNQVKGVARQKWTQHTVKEMMIPIEENIAIEPQKDMTTALTQMQEARSRRLLVMDNGNLAGIISATDIANWLRRQQEFGDTLPKKVFKRPQRQEASQIPSSQT
- a CDS encoding peroxiredoxin gives rise to the protein MSISVGDRVPSTNLSLLSSGEPEEISTDKLFSDKKVVLVAVTGAFTPACSNDHLPGFVRQAEQIKQHNIDAIACVSVNDPFVMDAWGKATNANDKIMMLADSDAKFTKAMGMEADMSDMGFGIRSQRYAAIVENGVVKELEVDKMGEVEASTAEKVLAKL
- the tal gene encoding transaldolase; the encoded protein is MTNNPLLEIDNYGQSIWMDNLNRSLIESGELKQMIEDYGIRGITSNPSIFEKAIAGNQIYDADIEAGVKAGKSVSEIYESLIFDDIRHTCDLFRPIYEQTGGLDGYVSIEVSPRLARDTPGTVEEALRFYRAIDRDNVMIKIPGTPEGFPAVERVISQGINVNVTLLFSVESYENAAWAYIRGLEDRVAKNQPIDKIASVASFFLSRIDTKIDDRIDERLKNIGTENLGEESRLQQIQGKVAIANAKVAYQKQQEILKSDRWQALKEKGANLQRLLWASTSTKNPKYSDVMYVNELVAPNTVNTMPPDTMQACADHCDPAANRIEINVEESYRLLESLKDPDVEIDLDEVMYELLEEGIDKFIKPFDSLQQTLESKVKQLSPV